Below is a genomic region from Flavobacteriales bacterium.
GTCGTTCTATCACCTATGCGCTCATGGGGCTTTTGTTTGGAGCTATTGGTCAAGCATTCATCGTGGTAGGGCTCCAGCGTTGGGTCTCGCTGGGAGCAGGACTTCTCCTGATCCTATATGTCATGGTGAACTATGTACTGAAGAAACCCCTCTTAGGTTCTTGGACATTGGGACTCGGACGATTGAAAGCTGCATTGGGCAAGCAGTTCCAGCGAAGTTCCTATCGCTCCTTGTTCTCTATCGGTCTGCTCAATGGGCTGCTGCCATGTGGATTCGTATACTTCGCTCTGGTCGGGGCCATCGCTTCTGGTTCAGCATGGCAAGGGGGCGGATACATGATCCTTTTCGGCCTGGGAACTACTCCAGCACTGCTTGCCATGAATCTTTTCGGAGCGCAGATACTCGGCCGCTTCAAAATCGATTTCAACCGCTGGGTGCCTTATATGCTGGTCTTCTTCGGAGTGCTATTCGTACTCAGGGGCATGGCTCTGGGAATTCCCTTCATCAGCCCAGATGTGCTGCCCGGAGCGGAAACTCCGAGTTGCTGTCATTGATGATACCGGTCTGCTTAGAACTGCTTTTTCTCGCCACCATAGGGAATGAACATGGTGGCCCAGATGATACGTGACAGACGAAAGATGCCGGGTAACAATAGCAGGGTGAGTCCGATGATGCCTATCAGGTAGTGATGCGGTTCGGGATCCTCTTCCATCAATACATTCAATGCCACGGCCACACTCACCATCAGTGCCACATTGAGCGCATAACTCACATAAGCGGCTCCGAAGTAGAAGCCGGGTTCTGGGCTATATCGCTGTCCGCATTTGGGGCATTTGTCATGTATCTTTCCGATCTCTTTGGTGCGATAGCCATGTCGGTGTACGAAGAAATCTCCTTCATGACAGGCCGGACAACGCTGATGAATAATGGGATAGGTCCAGTGACCTTTGGAGAAAAGCGGCATATCTATGCTCTGATTCTTTGAAGTGGACAAACCTAGGTGTTCATCTGATCCATCAAACGTCTACTCCTTTCATCATCTTGTCCCAATAGAGCTTCGGGAGAATATATTTCTTGAGCATCCAAAGTCTCCAGTGCTCTTTGGCCGAGTCGAAGATGAGCATCTGCTTGAGCTTCGGGTCTGGAGTGAAATTGCCGTCATAGTCGAATTCGGCCAATACCATCTTGCCATATCCCGTGACTATCGGACAGGAACTATATCCATTGTATTCCTTTTCCCAAAGGGTCTTGTGATCAGATAGTCTGAGCAGGTTCTCTACTACGATGGGTGCTTGCTTGCGTATGGCGGCTCCGGTCTTAGCGGTAGGTAGACCTGCAGCGTCACCTATGCCGAATATGTTCTTGTAGGTATCATGCTGCAAGTTCCCCTTATGCACGGCCAGCCAACCTGATTCATTGACCAAGTTTGATTCTCTGATGAATTTGGGAG
It encodes:
- a CDS encoding DUF983 domain-containing protein gives rise to the protein MPLFSKGHWTYPIIHQRCPACHEGDFFVHRHGYRTKEIGKIHDKCPKCGQRYSPEPGFYFGAAYVSYALNVALMVSVAVALNVLMEEDPEPHHYLIGIIGLTLLLLPGIFRLSRIIWATMFIPYGGEKKQF
- a CDS encoding sulfite exporter TauE/SafE family protein; translated protein: MIWAGLILGFLGSLHCIGMCGPIALALPLDRSNTWKKVSGALTYNLGRSITYALMGLLFGAIGQAFIVVGLQRWVSLGAGLLLILYVMVNYVLKKPLLGSWTLGLGRLKAALGKQFQRSSYRSLFSIGLLNGLLPCGFVYFALVGAIASGSAWQGGGYMILFGLGTTPALLAMNLFGAQILGRFKIDFNRWVPYMLVFFGVLFVLRGMALGIPFISPDVLPGAETPSCCH